The DNA segment TGTTTATAAAGTTTGGTTCTTTTGAAGTGTCTGAAGCCTCAACTTCTAGATTATCAAACATATGTAGTTTCAAAACATCTGAGgatgattttttaaattttataatgaattttataattatacttGTTTGGATCTGTAGAGTTAAAGGATGGAAGCCATGTCTTCAGATTCGGAGATGCAACTGAAGTTGAGAGGTATCTTGAGAGTGAAGAAAAAGCGAGATGCTTTGAGCTAGAGAAGAAGCAACGTGGCAAGATAGCAGAAGAAGGAGTGAAAGATGGACATGCATTGGTAGATCTAGATCCTGTTTCTGAACTGGAGTCTCCCAAGGAAAAATCTGCTGTGAAGAGAAAAACGGTGAAGTCTAGTACTGAAACAGTTTCTGAGAAAGAGGAGAAAGCTGTGCATGCGAGTCTCAGCAGTGTGATCAAAATTAAGGATCGTAAAAGAGTTCGTTCTCCtgttaagaaaaagaaagaaacgtcGAGTACAGTGGATGTTTTGGGGAGTGGAGATGAAGTTGAAGCTAAAGTTGCTAACTCTATAGTTAGTGTAGCAGAAGCTATTCCTACTAGCTCTACTGAAGAAAAAACCAATGAGAATGTGGAGCCACTTTCTTCTGAAGTTATGGAGAAAGTCTCAGTGAATGAAATAAGAGACTGTGAGACAAATGGTTACAATCAACTCACTGAGAGTCGAGTGGAGGAGCAAGCAGGACCAGGATCATCTAGTTCAGAACATGACTCACAGTTGAATGATCTCAAGGAAGTTATTAAGGTTTCTACCGTTGAACTTGATGAGAATTTGGAAGAGATGGAAAACCTGATGAAGACTTTCGAAGCTGAGGAAAATCTTGTCGTTGAACCAACAGCTACAGTTGCTGTGTCTACTGATGAACTAGTTGTTGTGTCTCCTGAGGAGAATCATGTCGTTGAACCAACAGCTACAGTTGCTTTGTCTCCTGATGAACTAGTTGATGTGTCTCCTGAGGAGAATCTTGTCGTTGAACCAACAGCTACAGTTGCTGTGTCTACTGATGAACTAGTTGTTGTGTCTCCTGAGGAAGATCTTGTCGTTGAACCAACAGCTACAGTTGCTGTGACTCCTGATGAACTAGTTGATGTGCCTCCTGAGGAGAATCTTGTCGTTGAACCAACAGCTACAGTTGCTGTGTCTCCTGATGAACTAGTTGTTACGTCTCCTGATGAACTAATTTCAACTTCGGAAGCAACAAATCACAGCGTTGAGGAGATTGCTGAAACGCCTGTAATTGATACGTCTGAAGTGGTGAGTCCTAAGTCTAAACCATTAAGcagtttaaaatttatagaagGAAACAGACATAAGAGACTGTCTTTCAACAGCCATCACTCTAATTAGTTTTCATTCTTATAAGGCAAATGATGAAGAAAATGTGGCTTCAACCATAGAAGGTGAAGTAGTTGTGATTGACAGTAAAAATGATAATGGTAGCATATCTAAAACTGTCAACGACACAAATGATGAAGATCTCCAACTTCCTGAACCTGAAACAGCCGGTCTTCAACCCATTGAAGTGGCTTCAGACAGGTTAGTAAgtgatatattttacttttgtgTTTATGAATGCTTAATGTACTATACTATTTGTCTTGCATTGATCAATATTTAATCTACATATTCATTCCTGGGTGGTAAGAATCATATGTTTTTGATGTACTTGGATCTTTGACATCTAACACAGGGAAGAGCTTGTGTCCAAATCATTTTACTTGGAATCTGGTTCTGCTTCACTCCAAAACCCCAATAAGGTACCTGTGATTCCTTCTGTTTTCAGTTTACTTGTCTTCTACATGTACAAGTAGTTGCGTTACTATCACCTTATGCATTtcattaattcattaaaaatctcctttaaaaaatcttacaattttagaGAATTTTTGAATATGATTTGACCCTATAGCGTATTAATATTATTGTTAGCACAGCACAATAAAGAAACAGTAGCTCTAAATTTTTAAGTACTTAACACTAAACTATATGGCTAGTAATGTAAAAGTAATGATGTCCAGGCATTGGCAGGTCGGGAAGATGCTTATTTTATCTCTGACAACAACAACTGGCTAGGTGTTGCAGACGGAGTCTCTCAGTGGTCTTTTGAAGGTACGTTTAAAGTTTTCTTTACTTAGTTTCAAAAACACTCACTTGTTAGCTGCTTCTTATCCAGTGTATGTATGCTTGGTTCATCTTTCAGGAATCAGTGAGGGTATGTATGCTCAAGAACTTATGAGCAACTGTGAAAAGATTATCTCTGATGAAACTGCAGAGATATGTGATGATCCAGTTCATGTTCTTCATAGAAGTGTTAATGAGACTAAATCATCTGGATCATCCACAGCCTTGATTGCTCATCTTAGCAATAATGTGAGACTTGGTTACATTGGCATTCTTTTTGGGTAATTAAAGCAGTGTGTCAAGACTAGATTGAGTATGTGATCATGTAAACTTACTTTGTAGGAACTCCACATTGCCAATATTGGAGACTCAGGATTCATGGTTGTCAGGAACAGAACAGTATTGCAGAAGTCGTCTCCAATGTTTCATCATTTTTGTTTTCCCTTGCACATCACACGAGGCGATGATATCCTAAAACTTGCAGAGGTACGAGTTGCTTATTACTTCAAGCAATGTCAATCATGTTTCCAAGTAGCAGACATACACACTCTTGAatagtttatttaaatatatgctGTCTTCTTTCACACAAACTACAGGTTTACCATGTGAATCTAGAAGAGGGTGATGTTGTCATTACAGCATCTGATGGGCTCTTTGACAACTTGTATGAGAAA comes from the Brassica rapa cultivar Chiifu-401-42 chromosome A01, CAAS_Brap_v3.01, whole genome shotgun sequence genome and includes:
- the LOC103846397 gene encoding probable protein phosphatase 2C 62 isoform X3 gives rise to the protein MADPLMVLSLQPHPFLIFSSSLNRRWGLSRSGIRFSVSEFRLRTSQLQLSNSTSPSQSSSSSTAPEKLDLVSSTQLKDGSHVFRFGDATEVERYLESEEKARCFELEKKQRGKIAEEGVKDGHALVDLDPVSELESPKEKSAVKRKTVKSSTETVSEKEEKAVHASLSSVIKIKDRKRVRSPVKKKKETSSTVDVLGSGDEVEAKVANSIVSVAEAIPTSSTEEKTNENVEPLSSEVMEKVSVNEIRDCETNGYNQLTESRVEEQAGPGSSSSEHDSQLNDLKEVIKVSTVELDENLEEMENLMKTFEAEENLVVEPTATVAVSTDELVVVSPEENHVVEPTATVALSPDELVDVSPEENLVVEPTATVAVSTDELVVVSPEEDLVVELAVSPDELVVTSPDELISTSEATNHSVEEIAETPVIDTSEVANDEENVASTIEGEVVVIDSKNDNGSISKTVNDTNDEDLQLPEPETAGLQPIEVASDREELVSKSFYLESGSASLQNPNKALAGREDAYFISDNNNWLGVADGVSQWSFEGISEGMYAQELMSNCEKIISDETAEICDDPVHVLHRSVNETKSSGSSTALIAHLSNNELHIANIGDSGFMVVRNRTVLQKSSPMFHHFCFPLHITRGDDILKLAEVYHVNLEEGDVVITASDGLFDNLYEKEIVSIVCRLLEQGLEPQQRIAELVAAKAQEVGRSETERTPFGDAAKEEGHDGYRGGKLDAVTVIVSLVKTVSI
- the LOC103846397 gene encoding probable protein phosphatase 2C 62 isoform X1 gives rise to the protein MADPLMVLSLQPHPFLIFSSSLNRRWGLSRSGIRFSVSEFRLRTSQLQLSNSTSPSQSSSSSTAPEKLDLVSSTQLKDGSHVFRFGDATEVERYLESEEKARCFELEKKQRGKIAEEGVKDGHALVDLDPVSELESPKEKSAVKRKTVKSSTETVSEKEEKAVHASLSSVIKIKDRKRVRSPVKKKKETSSTVDVLGSGDEVEAKVANSIVSVAEAIPTSSTEEKTNENVEPLSSEVMEKVSVNEIRDCETNGYNQLTESRVEEQAGPGSSSSEHDSQLNDLKEVIKVSTVELDENLEEMENLMKTFEAEENLVVEPTATVAVSTDELVVVSPEENHVVEPTATVALSPDELVDVSPEENLVVEPTATVAVSTDELVVVSPEEDLVVEPTATVAVTPDELVDVPPEENLVVEPTATVAVSPDELVVTSPDELISTSEATNHSVEEIAETPVIDTSEVANDEENVASTIEGEVVVIDSKNDNGSISKTVNDTNDEDLQLPEPETAGLQPIEVASDREELVSKSFYLESGSASLQNPNKALAGREDAYFISDNNNWLGVADGVSQWSFEGISEGMYAQELMSNCEKIISDETAEICDDPVHVLHRSVNETKSSGSSTALIAHLSNNELHIANIGDSGFMVVRNRTVLQKSSPMFHHFCFPLHITRGDDILKLAEVYHVNLEEGDVVITASDGLFDNLYEKEIVSIVCRLLEQGLEPQQRIAELVAAKAQEVGRSETERTPFGDAAKEEGHDGYRGGKLDAVTVIVSLVKTVSI
- the LOC103846397 gene encoding probable protein phosphatase 2C 62 isoform X2 yields the protein MADPLMVLSLQPHPFLIFSSSLNRRWGLSRSGIRFSVSEFRLRTSQLQLSNSTSPSQSSSSSTAPEKLDLVSSTQLKDGSHVFRFGDATEVERYLESEEKARCFELEKKQRGKIAEEGVKDGHALVDLDPVSELESPKEKSAVKRKTVKSSTETVSEKEEKAVHASLSSVIKIKDRKRVRSPVKKKKETSSTVDVLGSGDEVEAKVANSIVSVAEAIPTSSTEEKTNENVEPLSSEVMEKVSVNEIRDCETNGYNQLTESRVEEQAGPGSSSSEHDSQLNDLKEVIKVSTVELDENLEEMENLMKTFEAEENLVVEPTATVAVSTDELVVVSPEENHVVEPTATVALSPDELVDVSPEENLVVEPTATVAVSTDELVVVSPEEDLVVEPTATVAVTPDELVDVPPEENLVVEPTATVAVSPDELVVTSPDELISTSEATNHSVEEIAETPVIDTSEVANDEENVASTIEGEVVVIDSKNDNGSISKTVNDTNDEDLQLPEPETAGLQPIEVASDREELVSKSFYLESGSASLQNPNKALAGREDAYFISDNNNWLGVADGVSQWSFEGISEGMYAQELMSNCEKIISDETAEICDDPVHVLHRSVNETKSSGSSTALIAHLSNNELHIANIGDSGFMVVRNRTVLQKSSPMFHHFCFPLHITRGDDILKLAEVYHVNLEEGDVVITASDGLFDNLYEKEIVSIVCRLLEQGLEPQRIAELVAAKAQEVGRSETERTPFGDAAKEEGHDGYRGGKLDAVTVIVSLVKTVSI